A window of the Janthinobacterium agaricidamnosum NBRC 102515 = DSM 9628 genome harbors these coding sequences:
- a CDS encoding RHS repeat-associated core domain-containing protein yields MNGRIYDPTLSRFISADPYIQSPYQSQSYNRYSYVWNNPLNATDPSGYMQIMATIEVTASRTAMQGVGMGLVQRLDVSNDVSDPSLNMTARPPSLGERVYRELQAAGXXTHLIN; encoded by the coding sequence ATGAATGGGCGGATCTACGATCCGACGTTGTCGCGGTTCATCAGCGCGGATCCGTATATCCAGTCGCCGTACCAGTCGCAAAGTTATAATCGTTACAGCTATGTGTGGAACAATCCGCTCAATGCGACCGATCCGAGCGGTTACATGCAGATCATGGCGACGATTGAGGTCACGGCGAGCCGGACGGCGATGCAAGGGGTGGGGATGGGCCTCGTGCAGCGTCTCGACGTGAGCAATGACGTCAGTGATCCGTCGTTGAACATGACGGCGCGGCCGCCATCGTTAGGGGAGCGGGTGTACCGGGAACTTCAAGCGGCTGGGNNNNNCACACACTTAATTAATTAA
- a CDS encoding T6SS effector phospholipase Tle3 domain-containing protein, with protein sequence MARPVCREGDATTHGGKVIQQAQHNTMALAGNMSDTEANKVVPGKQAQWLLPGGGLAYIPLVRPAPCIVILVHGVNDIGEAFPFQEQGICAGLNRRLDRKDHLQPANYTLPLHLKEGEAFTAHDISADPDKVYFSRSSDSVTSPVIPFLWGFREDTLKADTNQKHGEYLDRYGNRIDKRYAKNGGPFANATSNVPDMFGPGFRRNWGVRRADPESPTHALLDAPPRSYMVLAAQRLASLIRIIRKKSKNEPINIVAHSQGCFVSLLAHAMLAGXXHTLN encoded by the coding sequence ATGGCGCGCCCGGTTTGCCGTGAAGGCGACGCCACCACCCACGGTGGCAAGGTGATCCAGCAAGCCCAGCACAACACCATGGCGTTAGCCGGCAACATGAGCGACACCGAAGCCAACAAGGTTGTTCCCGGCAAGCAGGCGCAGTGGCTATTGCCCGGCGGCGGCCTGGCGTATATTCCGCTGGTGCGTCCGGCGCCGTGCATCGTGATCCTGGTGCATGGCGTGAACGATATCGGCGAAGCTTTTCCTTTTCAGGAGCAAGGCATTTGCGCCGGCCTGAACCGGCGCCTGGACCGCAAGGATCATCTGCAACCGGCCAACTACACCTTGCCGCTGCACCTGAAGGAAGGGGAGGCATTCACGGCGCACGATATCAGCGCCGATCCCGATAAAGTGTATTTTTCGCGCTCGTCGGATAGCGTCACATCGCCGGTGATTCCGTTTTTGTGGGGATTTCGGGAAGACACGCTGAAGGCGGATACCAATCAGAAGCATGGCGAATATCTCGATCGGTACGGGAATCGCATCGATAAGCGCTATGCGAAAAATGGCGGCCCGTTCGCCAACGCCACCAGCAACGTGCCGGACATGTTCGGGCCGGGATTCAGGCGTAACTGGGGCGTCAGGCGGGCCGACCCGGAAAGTCCGACCCACGCCTTGCTCGATGCGCCGCCTCGCAGCTATATGGTACTGGCGGCGCAGCGGTTGGCGTCGTTGATACGCATCATCCGTAAAAAATCGAAAAACGAGCCGATTAACATCGTTGCCCATAGCCAGGGCTGTTTTGTCAGTTTGCTGGCGCATGCGATGCTGGCCGGGGNNNNNCACACACTTAATTAA
- a CDS encoding type VI lipase adapter Tla3 domain-containing protein — MNKNFIAISKPSAIYKMVRFVLVGICLSGFVHAAPVLSLIEIDSFMPENIQNNSSAIDSLEIVGVGVSVETWRNHPNHPNYSKLDIWKAIEEANGQYIISQDIEQYPKNLDGMHMISAKRKEDAVDIAMRDFMDQYPLPIAVVGPAVHAVEKDIELQKLKARKGNASSFVVTKNGKPYTSLGEFAGLLTQSGQVMNSYLNDNPDKLWNTIFLTFDEHGDLPAVGVAAKDGVLQRAAGFYQGDRPKFDKMVDLAYHPKNVRTPTDSWTFLTLIRRGRIDWLRPFAPLVEDNMTIKDWPAGPSRNRSEFVGWNKQPDQPFVPTPFIAKPWTRFQIDQYDHLENLGTLYRPQVVSYLDDQGQPVKPAERRMRMEGALRAALAPLGGKSPARILFDYGSVLDDRNGAARFLPLVQSLHAVDDNFNLLDPRQGYDLARILGDTGAGSPFIAVALATMAGRQSGGATLVANLRRDDGATLLLVTPPSTDQIKKDAAIKRPFWPRPGFGKMRVAEGN; from the coding sequence ATGAATAAGAATTTTATTGCTATATCAAAACCCTCTGCCATCTATAAAATGGTTCGCTTTGTTCTGGTTGGAATATGTTTATCAGGCTTTGTGCACGCTGCTCCGGTACTATCACTCATCGAGATTGATTCCTTTATGCCAGAAAACATACAGAACAACAGTTCGGCGATTGACTCACTTGAAATCGTCGGCGTCGGCGTCAGTGTCGAGACATGGCGCAACCATCCCAACCATCCCAACTATTCGAAGCTGGATATATGGAAAGCAATTGAGGAAGCAAATGGGCAATACATCATTTCACAGGATATCGAACAATATCCTAAGAATTTGGATGGCATGCATATGATTAGCGCAAAACGCAAAGAAGACGCAGTAGATATTGCCATGCGAGACTTTATGGATCAGTATCCCTTGCCGATAGCGGTAGTCGGGCCTGCCGTGCATGCAGTTGAAAAAGATATTGAGCTTCAAAAACTCAAGGCTCGCAAAGGTAATGCATCAAGTTTTGTAGTTACTAAGAATGGAAAACCTTATACCTCTCTCGGTGAATTTGCAGGCCTTCTTACTCAGAGCGGGCAGGTTATGAATTCTTACCTTAACGATAATCCAGATAAGTTGTGGAATACTATTTTCTTGACCTTCGATGAGCATGGTGATCTTCCAGCAGTGGGTGTCGCTGCCAAGGATGGTGTCTTGCAAAGGGCTGCCGGTTTTTATCAAGGAGATCGACCCAAATTCGATAAAATGGTTGACTTGGCCTACCACCCCAAAAATGTCCGCACGCCCACCGATAGCTGGACCTTCCTGACCCTGATACGGCGTGGCCGCATCGACTGGCTGCGGCCGTTTGCGCCCTTGGTGGAAGACAACATGACCATAAAAGACTGGCCAGCGGGACCTTCCCGCAACCGGTCCGAGTTTGTCGGCTGGAACAAGCAGCCCGATCAGCCTTTCGTGCCGACGCCTTTTATCGCCAAACCCTGGACACGATTCCAGATCGATCAGTACGACCATCTGGAAAACCTGGGGACTTTATACCGGCCGCAAGTGGTGTCTTATCTGGACGATCAGGGGCAGCCGGTCAAGCCGGCTGAACGCCGGATGCGCATGGAAGGGGCCTTGCGCGCCGCGCTGGCGCCGTTGGGCGGCAAGTCTCCGGCGCGAATTCTTTTCGATTACGGCAGCGTGCTGGACGACCGTAACGGCGCGGCGCGGTTCTTGCCGCTGGTGCAAAGCTTGCATGCGGTGGACGACAATTTCAATCTGCTCGATCCCAGGCAGGGCTACGACTTGGCGCGTATCCTCGGCGATACCGGCGCCGGCAGTCCTTTTATCGCGGTGGCGCTGGCGACGATGGCTGGCCGGCAGTCGGGCGGGGCGACGCTGGTGGCCAATTTGCGGCGCGACGATGGCGCGACCTTGCTGCTGGTGACGCCGCCGAGCACCGACCAGATCAAGAAAGATGCCGCGATCAAGCGCCCGTTCTGGCCGCGCCCAGGTTTCGGGAAGATGCGCGTCGCGGAGGGTAACTGA
- a CDS encoding effector protein Tle3 domain-containing protein, whose protein sequence is MLNSPIDAAIAVANPYQGKGKDGMLADESPEQAKARWLGTFDKNSYHSSIVSNPMHSEKATAYDLCIGVSDILKDGDLTWIRFLRAVADWRTNWFGDAANLFSNEKDPSYPPPSDDLIEILKDINQISLLDREIIEGNYNYYAIGGIQPGTLPKITVNCGLDSLNDYVVSKTTGELRVEIKSYEK, encoded by the coding sequence ATGCTCAATTCGCCGATCGATGCCGCGATCGCCGTCGCCAATCCGTACCAAGGCAAGGGCAAGGACGGCATGCTGGCGGATGAGTCGCCCGAGCAAGCCAAGGCCCGCTGGCTGGGAACCTTCGACAAGAATTCTTACCACTCCAGTATCGTCAGTAATCCCATGCACTCCGAAAAAGCCACCGCCTACGATCTGTGCATAGGCGTCAGCGATATTTTGAAAGATGGCGACTTGACCTGGATCCGGTTTTTGCGGGCGGTTGCGGATTGGCGGACGAATTGGTTTGGAGATGCTGCCAATTTATTCAGCAATGAAAAAGATCCATCTTACCCGCCTCCATCAGATGATTTAATAGAAATCTTGAAGGATATAAATCAAATTAGTTTACTTGATAGAGAAATAATTGAAGGAAACTATAATTATTATGCTATTGGTGGGATACAACCCGGTACCTTGCCGAAAATCACTGTTAACTGTGGATTGGATAGTTTGAATGATTATGTGGTATCAAAAACAACTGGGGAGTTGAGGGTAGAGATTAAATCCTACGAAAAATAA
- a CDS encoding contractile injection system protein, VgrG/Pvc8 family, which translates to MXXDGDADSLLVEAFAADEQVHGIGARDIIALSTSPQIALASLLGKPATLHISLADGTRTQFSGWIREAAMLGNYGGLTRYRLNLXXHT; encoded by the coding sequence GTGNNNNNCGATGGCGACGCTGACAGCTTGCTGGTCGAGGCGTTCGCCGCCGACGAGCAAGTACATGGAATCGGTGCACGCGACATCATCGCGCTGTCGACCAGTCCTCAGATCGCACTGGCGTCGCTGCTCGGCAAACCGGCCACGCTGCATATCAGCCTGGCCGACGGCACGCGCACCCAGTTTTCCGGCTGGATACGTGAAGCCGCGATGCTGGGCAATTACGGCGGACTGACGCGCTACCGGCTGAACCTNNNNNCACACACTTAA
- the trfA gene encoding plasmid replication initiator TrfA — MTTPKPKSGLVHALEKLETSRRKAPKKPAPQMSLDLWPDAVRGVPNAVLRGALFSISKRREFVKNELIASVEGHQIRFTGQRFNQTDLDTFEMLVHLARLQPLGNRVDFTAHSLLKTMGRGTGKSQHQQLHDEIIRLRSGNVEITWEALDKVYGEGLVKKYYMDRTIGRYVVELSPEMLTLYETGYSQVDWGQRQALTNNLSKWLHGFYASHAKPYPYKVSTIKDLCGSTSKDLRDFRRMLKTALADLVTVGMLVDWTIDEKDLVTVQKVPTFSQRQYLERAAKKQRGR, encoded by the coding sequence ATGACCACACCCAAACCCAAGTCAGGCCTTGTGCATGCGCTGGAAAAGCTGGAGACCAGCCGCCGCAAAGCACCCAAGAAGCCAGCGCCGCAAATGTCGCTGGACCTGTGGCCTGATGCGGTGCGCGGCGTGCCGAACGCCGTGCTGCGCGGTGCCCTGTTCAGCATTTCCAAGCGCAGGGAGTTCGTGAAGAACGAGCTTATCGCCTCGGTGGAAGGCCATCAAATCCGCTTCACCGGCCAGCGTTTCAACCAGACCGACCTCGACACGTTCGAAATGCTTGTCCACCTGGCGCGCCTCCAGCCTCTCGGCAACCGGGTGGACTTCACGGCCCACAGCCTGCTCAAGACCATGGGGCGCGGCACCGGCAAATCCCAGCACCAGCAGCTGCACGACGAGATTATCCGGCTCCGGTCGGGGAACGTGGAAATCACCTGGGAGGCGCTGGACAAGGTCTACGGCGAAGGGCTGGTGAAGAAATACTATATGGACCGGACCATCGGCCGCTACGTGGTCGAGCTTTCGCCGGAAATGCTCACGCTATACGAGACCGGCTATTCCCAGGTGGACTGGGGCCAGCGCCAGGCGCTGACGAACAACCTATCGAAGTGGCTGCATGGCTTCTACGCCAGCCACGCGAAGCCCTACCCCTACAAGGTCAGCACCATCAAGGACCTGTGCGGCAGCACGTCCAAGGACCTGCGCGACTTCCGCCGGATGCTGAAGACCGCCCTGGCCGACCTGGTCACGGTGGGCATGCTGGTCGACTGGACCATCGACGAAAAAGACCTGGTCACCGTCCAGAAGGTCCCGACCTTCAGCCAGCGCCAGTACCTGGAGCGCGCCGCCAAAAAGCAGCGCGGCCGGTAA